A section of the Paenibacillus odorifer genome encodes:
- a CDS encoding LacI family DNA-binding transcriptional regulator yields MTVTIKDVAKKAGVSPSTVSRVLSNHPRISLETSRKVKAIMEDMGYTPNMMAKSLVSKTTNSICFSLPKPAEELFSNLFFMELIRGIVTQASRSGYDVLISSGANEKEELEAVSRLLKGRRVDGVILLYSRTDDAVIDFLESNDYPFVLVGRSDKYENILSVDNDNVMAAYDATNHLISMGHKRIGFVSGPPNLIVSRDRLAGYRKALQNSGLEMRDEWIVEGEFLQDSGYRAMSFFMNLPNRPTALVAVDDMVSFGILRGLNELKYKVPDDLAIVSFNNIPLSELSSPPISSIDIGIYHLGYTASQVLIQNIKSPDNGSGHTNRFVIPHRLIVRESSMHSLAKHKTE; encoded by the coding sequence ATGACAGTTACCATTAAGGATGTGGCCAAGAAAGCGGGAGTATCTCCCTCCACGGTATCCCGGGTATTGTCCAACCATCCCAGAATCAGCCTGGAAACTTCCCGCAAAGTTAAAGCTATTATGGAGGATATGGGCTATACCCCTAACATGATGGCTAAGAGCTTGGTGTCGAAAACTACTAACAGCATCTGCTTCAGTCTTCCTAAACCTGCTGAAGAGCTGTTCTCTAATCTATTTTTTATGGAATTAATTCGCGGGATCGTTACACAAGCCAGCCGTTCCGGTTACGATGTGTTAATAAGCTCCGGAGCGAACGAGAAAGAAGAACTGGAAGCCGTTTCACGACTTCTGAAGGGTCGCCGTGTTGACGGCGTTATTCTGCTTTACTCTCGTACGGATGATGCCGTTATTGATTTTCTAGAGAGCAACGATTATCCATTCGTGCTTGTTGGCCGAAGTGATAAATATGAGAATATTTTATCAGTCGATAATGATAATGTGATGGCAGCGTACGATGCTACGAACCACCTCATTTCCATGGGGCATAAACGTATTGGCTTCGTAAGTGGACCACCTAATCTAATCGTTTCTCGTGACCGTCTCGCCGGATATCGTAAAGCATTGCAGAATAGCGGTTTAGAAATGCGGGATGAATGGATTGTAGAAGGTGAATTTCTACAGGATAGCGGCTATAGAGCGATGTCCTTTTTCATGAATTTGCCGAATCGCCCCACTGCGCTGGTAGCGGTGGATGACATGGTATCGTTCGGAATTTTGCGCGGGTTGAATGAACTGAAATACAAGGTTCCAGACGATCTCGCCATTGTAAGCTTTAACAATATTCCATTATCTGAATTATCTAGTCCTCCGATCAGCAGTATTGATATAGGAATTTATCATCTTGGCTACACCGCATCACAAGTACTTATCCAAAATATCAAGAGTCCGGATAACGGTTCAGGTCATACCAACCGATTTGTTATTCCCCATCGTCTGATCGTGAGAGAGTCATCCATGCACTCTCTGGCAAAGCATAAAACCGAATGA
- a CDS encoding glycoside hydrolase family 65 protein, with translation MKQYLTIDEWSIIEESFDPQTQEISESVFSLGNGFMGGRANFEEQYSGNSLQGSYMAGVYYPDKTRVGWWKNGYPEYFAKVLNSTNWIGINIEIEGTPLDLAKCTVSEFRRVLNMKEGTLSRSFTATLEDGKEVKVESIRFVSMTRQEIGAIRYSIIPVNFSGKITITPYLDGDVKNKDSNYDEKFWNEVEKQAGPDHGHLTLKTKKLDFHVTSAMAFDILVNGEKVTAEAEVIEQEKYVASKLDVTAQAGNQIVIYKYVANVTSRNHGLGQLVDAAQTALQAAKEAGFVTLLTEQIEAWREKWKESDIIIEGDVSAQQAIRFNIFQLNQTYNGEDDRLNIGPKGFTGEKYGGSTYWDTEAYCVPFYLSTADSSIARNLLIYRYKHLEKAKENARKLGFKKGALYPMVTMNGEECHNEWEITFEEIHRNGAIAYAIYNYVNYTGDKAYLGQYGLEVLVEISRFWEERVHYASRKDKYVMLGVTGPNEYENNVNNNWYTNRMASWTMEYTMEALAYLQENEPARYAELVDKLGLQESETTKWKDIIAKMYYPADEELGIFLQQDGFLDKEIIQVKDLEREHLPLNQKWSWDRILRSCFIKQADVLQGLYFLGDRYDLDTKKRNFDFYEPITVHESSLSPCIHSILASELGYKDKAYEMYLRTSRLDLDNYNNDTEDGLHSTSMAGTWMSIVHGFGGLRVHDGRLTLSPSNPGHWTAYSFKIMFRGSRLKVSVTDAQVTVTNETDIPASITIYDKEYTVNGLSSITADSNSVTV, from the coding sequence GTGAAACAATATTTAACAATTGATGAATGGTCCATTATTGAGGAATCCTTTGATCCACAGACGCAAGAAATTTCTGAAAGCGTATTTAGTCTTGGTAACGGATTTATGGGTGGCCGGGCCAATTTCGAAGAGCAATATAGCGGTAACAGCCTGCAAGGCAGCTACATGGCTGGCGTCTACTACCCTGACAAAACACGTGTCGGCTGGTGGAAAAACGGCTATCCTGAATATTTTGCCAAAGTACTTAACAGCACGAACTGGATCGGTATTAACATTGAAATCGAGGGTACCCCCCTTGATCTGGCAAAGTGCACCGTTTCCGAATTCCGCCGGGTACTTAATATGAAAGAAGGAACGCTCTCCCGTAGCTTCACTGCCACACTCGAAGATGGTAAGGAAGTTAAAGTAGAAAGTATCCGGTTCGTAAGCATGACTCGTCAAGAAATCGGCGCGATTCGCTATTCCATCATTCCTGTCAATTTCTCAGGCAAGATTACGATTACTCCTTATCTTGATGGTGATGTGAAGAACAAGGATTCCAACTATGACGAGAAATTCTGGAATGAAGTTGAGAAACAAGCGGGACCTGATCATGGACATCTCACCCTAAAGACTAAGAAACTCGACTTCCATGTCACCTCTGCTATGGCTTTTGATATCCTTGTCAATGGTGAAAAGGTAACTGCCGAAGCAGAAGTCATCGAACAAGAGAAATATGTAGCCAGCAAACTGGACGTAACCGCACAAGCGGGCAATCAAATCGTCATTTATAAATATGTAGCCAATGTTACTTCTCGGAATCACGGTCTGGGACAATTGGTCGACGCCGCCCAAACTGCTCTGCAAGCTGCTAAGGAAGCTGGGTTCGTAACCCTTTTGACTGAACAAATTGAAGCTTGGAGAGAAAAATGGAAAGAAAGCGACATCATTATTGAAGGTGACGTTTCGGCTCAGCAAGCGATTCGCTTTAATATTTTCCAACTCAATCAAACCTATAATGGTGAAGATGACCGCCTGAACATTGGGCCTAAAGGCTTTACCGGTGAAAAATACGGCGGCAGCACCTACTGGGATACAGAGGCGTATTGCGTTCCCTTCTATCTCAGTACGGCGGACTCCTCCATTGCCCGCAATTTGTTGATCTACCGTTACAAGCACTTAGAGAAAGCTAAAGAAAATGCCCGTAAGCTTGGATTCAAAAAAGGTGCGCTGTACCCAATGGTTACTATGAACGGTGAAGAATGCCACAACGAGTGGGAAATTACATTTGAAGAAATTCACCGGAACGGTGCCATTGCCTACGCCATTTACAACTATGTGAACTACACCGGAGACAAAGCTTATCTGGGACAATATGGCCTTGAGGTTCTCGTGGAAATCTCCCGCTTCTGGGAAGAACGTGTTCACTACGCATCACGTAAAGACAAATACGTAATGCTCGGCGTAACGGGCCCGAATGAATACGAGAATAACGTTAATAATAACTGGTATACAAACCGTATGGCTTCGTGGACTATGGAATACACCATGGAAGCACTGGCATACTTGCAAGAGAATGAGCCTGCTCGTTATGCAGAGCTAGTTGACAAACTAGGGCTGCAAGAGAGCGAAACTACAAAATGGAAAGACATCATTGCTAAGATGTATTATCCTGCGGATGAAGAGCTGGGTATCTTCTTACAACAAGATGGCTTCCTGGACAAAGAGATCATTCAAGTCAAAGATCTGGAACGTGAGCATCTGCCACTTAACCAAAAATGGTCATGGGACCGTATCCTGCGTTCTTGCTTCATTAAACAAGCAGACGTTCTGCAGGGATTATATTTCCTGGGTGACCGTTACGATCTGGATACAAAAAAACGCAACTTCGACTTTTATGAACCGATCACTGTTCATGAGTCCTCCCTTTCCCCTTGTATCCACTCCATTCTAGCCAGTGAGCTGGGATATAAGGATAAGGCCTATGAAATGTACTTGCGTACTTCAAGACTGGATCTTGATAACTATAACAATGATACAGAAGACGGGTTGCACAGCACTAGCATGGCTGGTACTTGGATGTCGATTGTACATGGTTTCGGCGGACTCCGCGTACATGACGGCAGACTGACACTGAGCCCATCTAACCCAGGTCACTGGACTGCTTACTCTTTTAAAATTATGTTCCGCGGCTCCCGTCTGAAAGTAAGCGTTACGGATGCACAAGTTACTGTTACGAATGAAACTGATATCCCTGCTTCTATTACTATCTACGACAAAGAATATACCGTAAACGGACTAAGCAGCATCACTGCTGATAGCAATTCCGTCACAGTATAA
- the pgmB gene encoding beta-phosphoglucomutase: MSEIKACLFDLDGVIVDTAKYHYIAWKELADGLGFLFTEQDNERLKGVSRTASLNILLEIGGLTIDEEEKAKLAEQKNNRYVEYIAKMDSSEILPGALDFLKECRANGIKVALGSASKNAMTILNNTGLTPYFDAIIDGTHTSAAKPDPEVFLLGAKALDAAPEHCVVFEDAEAGIEAATRAGMFSVGIGSPETLSAANIVVPSLAHMSVSLLKESFA, from the coding sequence ATGTCGGAAATTAAAGCCTGCTTGTTCGACTTGGACGGAGTAATCGTCGATACAGCAAAATACCATTATATTGCTTGGAAAGAGCTTGCAGATGGACTGGGGTTTCTATTCACAGAACAAGATAACGAACGCCTTAAGGGAGTCAGCAGAACGGCTTCACTAAATATTTTGCTGGAAATCGGCGGACTAACGATTGACGAAGAAGAGAAAGCTAAGCTTGCGGAACAGAAAAATAATCGTTATGTCGAATATATTGCGAAAATGGACAGTTCTGAGATTCTGCCAGGTGCGCTTGATTTCCTAAAAGAGTGCCGTGCGAATGGCATCAAAGTTGCTCTCGGTTCTGCCAGCAAAAACGCTATGACGATCTTGAATAATACCGGATTAACCCCTTACTTTGATGCAATCATCGACGGCACACACACTAGTGCTGCTAAACCAGATCCGGAAGTGTTCCTATTAGGAGCCAAAGCACTGGATGCCGCACCTGAACATTGTGTAGTCTTCGAAGATGCAGAAGCGGGAATTGAGGCCGCTACCCGGGCCGGTATGTTCAGTGTTGGCATTGGTTCGCCGGAAACCCTGAGTGCAGCGAATATTGTTGTCCCATCGCTTGCTCATATGAGTGTGTCCCTGCTCAAAGAATCTTTTGCATAA